A window of the Streptomyces luomodiensis genome harbors these coding sequences:
- a CDS encoding DUF4307 domain-containing protein, whose translation MAAVREGLPEGRYGRSADARADRTLKIVGAVLGAGLLALIAWFGYDYIAGQDVSGRMTAFKVVADDAVEVRLEVTKDKDSTGVCTVRTLDQYHTEVGRKDFTFGQHQDDLVKVVTVRTTARATSAELVGCEPVR comes from the coding sequence ATGGCCGCGGTGCGCGAAGGTCTGCCCGAGGGGCGCTACGGCCGCTCCGCGGACGCACGTGCCGACCGCACGCTGAAGATCGTGGGCGCGGTGCTGGGGGCCGGGCTGTTGGCCCTGATCGCCTGGTTCGGGTACGACTACATCGCCGGCCAGGACGTCAGCGGCCGGATGACCGCGTTCAAGGTGGTCGCCGACGACGCCGTCGAGGTCCGGCTGGAAGTCACCAAGGACAAGGACAGCACGGGTGTCTGTACGGTGCGTACCCTGGACCAGTACCACACCGAGGTGGGCCGTAAGGACTTCACCTTCGGCCAGCACCAGGACGACCTGGTCAAGGTCGTGACCGTACGCACCACGGCCCGCGCGACCAGCGCCGAGCTGGTCGGCTGCGAACCCGTCCGATGA
- a CDS encoding MarR family winged helix-turn-helix transcriptional regulator produces MPSHSDMTTQLDTGVLDTLQHQVAVFARRAEQTRLGGVGQARNSMDRAAYLLLNRLDQEGPMGVKALAGSMGIDSSTVTRQVAPLVDSGMVKRTSHPEDGRAVVLQLSPRGKARLEEVRSSRRDLMARVTEEWTAEERDVFCDLLTRFNISLAAAVTAVPQATPAT; encoded by the coding sequence ATGCCCTCCCATTCGGACATGACGACTCAACTCGACACAGGCGTACTGGATACCCTCCAACACCAGGTCGCCGTCTTCGCCCGCCGTGCGGAACAGACCCGGCTCGGCGGCGTCGGCCAGGCCCGCAACTCCATGGACCGAGCCGCGTATCTGCTGCTCAACCGGCTCGACCAAGAAGGCCCCATGGGGGTCAAGGCGCTCGCGGGGAGCATGGGCATCGACTCATCCACCGTGACCCGCCAGGTCGCCCCGCTGGTCGACTCCGGCATGGTCAAGCGCACCTCGCACCCGGAGGACGGCCGCGCGGTCGTGCTTCAGCTGTCCCCGCGCGGCAAGGCCCGGCTGGAGGAAGTGCGCTCCTCCCGGCGCGATTTGATGGCCCGCGTGACCGAGGAGTGGACGGCGGAGGAGCGCGATGTCTTCTGCGATCTGCTGACCCGTTTCAACATCTCCCTCGCCGCCGCGGTCACCGCGGTGCCTCAGGCGACGCCCGCCACCTGA
- the mca gene encoding mycothiol conjugate amidase Mca has translation MTEQLRLMAVHAHPDDESSKGAATMAKYVSEGVDVLVATCTGGERGSILNPKLQGDPYIEENIHEVRAKEMDEAREILGVQQEWLGFVDSGLPEGDPLPPLPEGCFALQDVDAAAEPLVRLIRSFKPQVITTYDENGGYPHPDHIMTHKITMVAFDAAGDPEKYPEAGEPWQPLKLYYNQGFNRSRTVALHEALLARGLDSPYGEWLERWKDSGRPERTLTTYVPCADYFEIRDKALIAHRTQIDPDGGWFRVPMDVQKEVWPTEEYELAKSLVDTSLPEDDLFAGIRNN, from the coding sequence TTGACTGAGCAGCTGCGTTTGATGGCCGTGCACGCACACCCCGATGACGAGTCGAGCAAGGGCGCGGCCACCATGGCCAAGTACGTGTCCGAGGGGGTGGACGTGCTGGTCGCCACCTGCACAGGCGGAGAGCGCGGCTCCATCCTCAACCCCAAGCTCCAGGGTGACCCCTACATCGAGGAGAACATCCACGAGGTCCGGGCCAAGGAGATGGACGAGGCGCGCGAGATCCTCGGCGTTCAGCAGGAGTGGCTGGGCTTCGTGGACTCCGGACTGCCCGAGGGTGATCCGCTGCCGCCCCTGCCCGAGGGCTGCTTCGCGCTCCAGGACGTGGACGCGGCGGCGGAGCCCCTGGTGAGGCTGATCCGCTCGTTCAAGCCGCAGGTGATCACCACCTATGACGAGAACGGCGGCTATCCGCACCCCGACCACATCATGACCCACAAGATCACGATGGTGGCCTTCGATGCGGCCGGCGACCCCGAGAAGTACCCCGAGGCGGGGGAGCCCTGGCAGCCGCTGAAGCTCTACTACAACCAGGGCTTCAACCGGTCACGCACCGTAGCGCTGCACGAGGCGCTGCTGGCCCGCGGTCTGGACTCGCCGTACGGGGAGTGGCTGGAGCGCTGGAAGGACTCCGGGCGGCCCGAGCGCACCCTGACGACCTATGTGCCCTGCGCCGACTACTTCGAGATCCGCGACAAGGCGCTGATCGCGCACCGTACGCAGATCGACCCCGACGGCGGCTGGTTCCGGGTGCCCATGGACGTCCAGAAGGAGGTCTGGCCCACCGAGGAGTACGAGCTCGCCAAGTCGCTGGTGGACACCTCCCTCCCCGAGGACGACCTCTTCGCGGGCATCCGCAACAATTGA
- the greA gene encoding transcription elongation factor GreA, translating into MTQTSENVTWLTQEAYDQLKAELEYLSGPARVEIAKKIEAAREEGDLRENGGYHAAKEEQGKQELRVRQLTQLLEHAKVGEAPADTGVVAPGMVVTIAFDGDPDDTLTFLLASREYASSDIETYSPQSPLGTGVNGKKVGQDAEYELPNGRTASVRILEAKPYQG; encoded by the coding sequence GTGACCCAGACCAGCGAGAACGTCACCTGGCTGACCCAGGAGGCGTACGACCAGCTCAAGGCCGAGCTGGAGTACCTGTCGGGTCCCGCACGTGTCGAGATCGCGAAGAAGATCGAGGCTGCCCGGGAGGAGGGTGACCTCCGGGAGAACGGGGGTTACCACGCCGCCAAGGAGGAGCAGGGCAAGCAGGAGCTCCGAGTGCGTCAGCTGACGCAGCTCCTGGAGCACGCGAAGGTCGGCGAGGCACCCGCGGATACCGGCGTCGTCGCCCCCGGCATGGTGGTCACGATCGCGTTCGACGGCGATCCGGACGACACCCTGACCTTCCTGCTCGCTTCGCGTGAGTACGCGAGCTCGGACATCGAGACCTACTCGCCGCAGTCCCCGCTGGGCACGGGTGTGAACGGCAAGAAGGTCGGCCAGGACGCGGAGTACGAGCTGCCCAACGGCCGCACCGCCTCGGTGCGGATCCTGGAGGCGAAGCCGTACCAGGGCTGA
- a CDS encoding DUF1360 domain-containing protein — protein sequence MGTAADSRLGPRLGKLLRRTGREYSVGHERPLGGYLAAMAGFGEYTAAWAVAVRRSGSELPERPEPWDVALTALATFRLSRLLSRASVTSPLRAPFTRYHGPQGPAELREEATSEDGKETIGELLTCPFCMSVWVASTLTAGQLLWPRATRTAMGALAALAGADALQLAYGALMDKATDE from the coding sequence ATGGGCACCGCAGCCGACAGCCGCCTTGGACCGCGTCTGGGCAAGCTTCTCCGCCGTACCGGACGGGAGTACTCGGTCGGTCACGAGCGGCCGCTGGGCGGTTACCTCGCGGCCATGGCGGGATTCGGCGAGTATACGGCCGCATGGGCCGTAGCGGTCCGGCGCAGCGGAAGTGAGCTGCCCGAGCGGCCCGAACCCTGGGACGTCGCGCTGACGGCCTTGGCCACGTTCCGGCTCAGCCGACTCCTGAGCAGGGCCTCGGTGACCAGCCCTCTGCGCGCTCCCTTCACCAGGTACCACGGTCCCCAGGGCCCGGCCGAGCTCCGCGAGGAGGCCACGTCCGAAGACGGCAAGGAGACCATCGGGGAGCTGCTGACCTGCCCCTTCTGCATGAGCGTCTGGGTGGCCTCCACCCTGACCGCCGGCCAGTTGCTCTGGCCGCGTGCGACACGGACCGCTATGGGGGCGCTCGCCGCCCTCGCCGGAGCGGACGCGTTGCAACTGGCGTACGGCGCGTTGATGGACAAGGCCACCGACGAGTGA
- the ilvA gene encoding threonine ammonia-lyase, which translates to MAARLGDEEGPGSGSGPAPHPTALTPASAPAPTSEGSPEGPSEAASEGSATVTLDDVRRAQKTLSGVSRLTVLEGSRYLSGLVGSPVHFKCENLQRTGSFKLRGAYVRISGLSSGERAAGVVAASAGNHAQGVALAASLLGVRSTVLMPEGAPLPKIAATREYGAEVLLRGQIVDETMRAAREYAERTGAIFIHPFDHPDIIAGQGTVGLEILEQCPEVRTVVVGIGGGGLAAGVAVAVKALRPDVRVVGVQAEGAAAYPPSLAAGRPVTLDAPVTMADGIRVGRPGDVPFQIIEELVDEVRTVTEDELSSALLLCLERAKLVVEPAGASPVAALLSAPGSFEGPVVAVLSGGNVDPLLMQRILRHGMAAAGRYLSLRLRLTDRPGALATLLGVLSTLDANVLDVGHVRTNPRLGLSEAEVELHLETKGPEHCAEVREALRGAGYTVMA; encoded by the coding sequence ATGGCTGCACGACTCGGCGACGAGGAGGGCCCCGGCTCCGGCTCCGGCCCGGCCCCGCACCCCACCGCCCTCACCCCCGCTTCTGCCCCCGCCCCCACCTCCGAAGGATCGCCGGAGGGACCGTCGGAGGCGGCGTCCGAGGGATCCGCGACGGTCACCCTCGACGATGTCCGCAGGGCACAGAAGACGCTGTCGGGGGTCTCCCGGCTCACCGTGCTGGAAGGCAGCCGCTATCTGTCCGGTCTGGTCGGCTCGCCGGTCCATTTCAAATGCGAGAACCTCCAGCGCACCGGGTCGTTCAAGCTGCGCGGCGCCTACGTGCGGATCTCGGGGCTCAGCTCCGGGGAGCGGGCGGCCGGGGTGGTCGCGGCGAGCGCTGGGAACCATGCGCAGGGCGTCGCCCTCGCGGCCTCATTGCTCGGGGTGCGCTCGACGGTCCTCATGCCCGAGGGCGCACCGCTTCCGAAGATCGCGGCCACTCGGGAGTACGGCGCCGAGGTGCTGCTGCGCGGCCAGATCGTGGACGAGACGATGCGGGCGGCGCGGGAGTACGCCGAGCGCACCGGCGCGATCTTCATCCACCCCTTCGACCACCCGGACATCATCGCGGGGCAGGGCACGGTGGGGCTGGAGATCCTGGAGCAGTGCCCCGAGGTGCGCACCGTGGTGGTGGGCATCGGCGGGGGCGGGCTGGCGGCCGGGGTCGCGGTGGCGGTGAAGGCGCTGCGGCCGGATGTGCGGGTGGTGGGGGTGCAGGCGGAGGGTGCCGCGGCGTATCCGCCGTCGCTGGCAGCCGGGCGGCCGGTCACCCTCGACGCACCCGTGACGATGGCGGACGGCATCAGGGTGGGGCGGCCGGGTGATGTGCCGTTCCAGATCATCGAGGAGCTCGTCGACGAGGTCCGTACGGTCACCGAGGATGAGCTGTCCAGTGCGCTGCTGCTCTGTCTGGAGCGGGCGAAGCTGGTGGTGGAGCCGGCGGGGGCGAGCCCGGTGGCCGCGCTGCTGTCGGCGCCGGGGTCCTTCGAGGGGCCGGTGGTCGCGGTGCTCTCGGGCGGCAACGTCGATCCGCTGCTGATGCAGCGCATCCTGCGGCACGGCATGGCCGCGGCGGGACGCTATCTGTCGCTGCGGCTGCGGCTCACCGACCGGCCGGGGGCGCTGGCCACGCTGCTGGGGGTGCTGTCGACGCTGGACGCCAATGTGCTCGACGTCGGCCATGTACGCACCAATCCGCGGCTCGGGCTGAGCGAGGCCGAGGTGGAGCTGCACCTGGAGACGAAGGGGCCGGAGCACTGCGCGGAGGTCCGGGAGGCGTTGCGCGGGGCCGGGTACACGGTGATGGCCTGA